CGGCGGACGAGCATCACTATCCCGTCCCCCACGAAATAGCGCATCTCCTCCCTTGTACGCCCCGGAAATCCGCGCATGGCCAGCACCGTGTTGACCGAGTCCGTGAGATCGTCCAGGGTGTCCAGAAGGGTTCCGTCCAGGTCGAACACCGCCGCCTTGAAATGATTTTTCGCCGATTGGGGCATTTTTCGTCTTTCGTTACTGAAAATTTGCCGGGGCCACGTACCGAGCCCGTCTAAAAACGATGAAGCGCGAAGGTTGGCGAGAAGCGCGGGGAGATATAATACTGTTCGTATATGACCGACCCGCGCTTTGAAGCCTGACACAGCGATTCGCGTTTTTAGACGGGCGACTACTCAGCGCCTGGAAGCCACATATAGTAGAAGCCCGGCGAGAGACTGGCCGGGGCCAGGGGCGGAATCCCCAGGTCCACCAGGGAGGCCCTTGCGGGTGCGCTCATGGTGGAAGGGTTGTAGACGTTGTCGTCCGGGTAGTCCGCCCGGCGGTAGGCCACCACCTTTGCGTCCTCCGGCAGTCCGGCAAGGGACCTGGCCTTGGCGATGGCGTCTTTCATGTAGCCCACTTCATCTATTAGGTTCAGTTCCCTTGCCCGCGCGGCTGTGAAAATGCGGGCGGTGGAGACCTCGGCTGCGGCTTCGGTGGTGAGCCTGCGGCGCTCCTTCACGAGTCCCATGAAACGCGCGGCCATGTCGTCGGTTATATCCTGGAACAGGGCCTTTTCCTCGTCCGTGGCGGGCCTGAAAGGCGAGCCCATGTCCTTGTTGCGGCCTGAGGTGTGGGCGGTGACGTCCAGGCCCAGCTTGTCCATGAGGCCGGTGACGCGGGCGCGGGCCATTATGACGCCCACCGAGCCGGTGACGGTTATGGGATGGGCCACGATCCAGTCCGCAGGAAGGCTTATGTAGTAGCCGCCCGAAGCGGCCAGGTCCAGCATGGACACCACGAGCTTGGCCCCGGTCTTTTCCTTGAAGTCGGTGAGTTCCTTGTAGATGATGTCGGAGGCCATGGCGCTTCCGCCCGGCGAGTTCACCACAAGAACCACTGCCCGGACCTTGGGGTCTTTGGCCGCCATGTCAAGCTGGGAGACGAGTTCCTGCATCATGCTGGGCTTGGAGCGCAGCATTCCCTCCTGGGGGGCGTCGGAGATTTTGCCCTTGACCGGTATGATGAGCACCTTTTGGGCGGACTTGCCGGAAAGCAGGCGCTCCCGCAATGGGTCCTGGGCGTCGGTGAAAAGTTTCACGTTGGGGGCCACGCATCCCTGAAGAATCAAAAGGACGCCAAGACTGATTAATAGGAACGCCGATTTTTTCGCTTTCACCGATTTCTCCTTCAATTATCGTTTTTTGGCCCGGTCCGCCGCAAGGCCGCCGAACCGGTTCCATCGAGCCGGGACGCACTATAAGCCCGGCGTTTTTTCAAGTCAATTCAATGCCGGTGGATAGAGTGCAACAAACCATGCTTGACAGTATCGCCCGCTAATCATAATCTGAAAAAATGGAATGAAAACATCGGCGAAACGAATTGGCGTCAGATTCCCCCTGTCCCACGGCCTTTTCCATTGCAAAGGCAAGCAAGGAGAAACCATGAAACGTTCCGCACGGTTCTTTTTTTTGGCCCTGATCCCCGCGTTTTTCGGCCTTTACGGCGAAGCCCTTGCCGAAACCTACCTTCTTAACGGCGGCCAGACGGCAGAGATCAATTACATGATGGTGCAGGAGGTGGAGCCGCATCCTGGGATAAAGACATTAACCTTGAAGTTCGCCGTGCCGCGAGGCTTCGACTCTGCCACCTACAGCCAAGCGGTGAGGGAGGAGGGATTTTACTTCTACCCTCAGCCTGCATCCCAAAGGCGGGTGACGGACCAGCGCGGAAACGAATTCGTGGAGGCCGTGTTCAACGAGCCTCAATCCACCATACGCAGCACGGTGCGCTTCGTGGCCGAAAACACGGTGAAGCTGGACACCCTGGAAACCAAGGCGCCCTTTCCCGTGGCCGAGGTCCCGGAGGAGGTCCGGCCCTTCCTGACCCCCACCCGTCTGGTCCAGAGCGAGGACCCTGTGGTGGCGGCCAAGGCCCTTGAGCTTACGAGGCAGGCGAAAACCGAATACGACGCGGTTTCAAGCATCCTCACCTGGCTTGTGGATTACATGCGTTACGAGTCCAGGCCCCAGAGCCGTGACGCCCTAAGCGCCCTTTCCTCCGGGCGCGGCAACTGCCAGAACTACGCCCATCTCGCAGCAGGCCTCATGCGGAGCGTGGGCATTCCGGTAAGGATCGTGACCGGCGTCACCCTGAAATGGCCCTACCGGGTGAAGGCCAAAAACGCCATCATCACCATGAACATGGCAATGGGCCGCCACGCCTGGATAGAGGTCTATTTTCCCGATCTCGGCTGGGTCCCCTTCAATCCGCAGAACTCTGTGCTTTTCGTCTCCAACCGCTTCATCCGCATGGAATCGGGCCGGGACAACGACGAGGCGGCCAAGGACGGCTTCATCCAGTGGACCCAGCCCAAGGGGACCACCGGCCAGCCCAGGCCCTCGGAAATCTTCCACGTGGATTTTCTGGAGGACCGGGTGGACATGCGGGCCGACAAGGCCGGTTACGGCCCCCGCGCCCTTTATCTCACCCCGAACGTGGAGGGCACCTTCGCCAAGGTGAAGGCCGCAGCAGCCGCAGGCCCGGTCTTCGCCTGCCCGGTCGCCCTTCCGCCCGCCTCGGCCCTGTCAACCCCGGTGGCCTTCGGAAACATGGATTTCCCGGAGGGGCTCGATTTCGCAACCTGGCAGGGCGAGCCCGTGATTGCGGAGGACGGCTCCCTGAGCTACCCCCGGACCTTTCTGGCGGAGACCGCCGAATACGTCACAACCAAGGGCGAGCAGTACGCCCAGGCCTTCGTGACCGACCAGCCGCTGAAACTTTCCGAGGCGGGCCTGGCCCTTCACAGCTTCGGCGGCGAGGGCCAGATATGGCTTGAGCTTTACAGGGACGCCAAAAACGCGCCGGGCGAGCTGATCGGCACCAGCGAGGTGGCCGAGGTGGAGCGCATACCCTACAAGCCGGGCTACAACTGGGAGAACTTCAACTTCGCAGGGGACGTGGTGCTTGGTCCGGGCCAGTACTGGCTTGCCCTGGGCTTCACCGGAAGCCCCATCGTGAACTGGTTCTACACCTACGGCACACCGGTGGGCCCCCAGGACGGAACCAGGATGAAAAGCATGTTCGCGCCGGATTGGAAAACGGTCCTGGCCAACGAGTTCAATTACAGGATAAAGGGGCTTACCACCGAATAAAAAACGTGCGGGACATTAATGAAGTTTGTTTGAAGCCTAAACCCCATCGCAAAGGGATGGCGCACCTGGGAGCGCGGGCGTCCCGCCCGCTTTTGCCTTTAATGCGGGCGGGACGCCCGCGCTCCCAGGAAAGATTCTCCTTTCACTGTATTCATTCAAGATGACGACTATTCCATCAGCTTCTGAAGGTCGAAACCGAAAACGCTGCCGAACCTGTCGGCTATAACCATCCTGTAGCGGAAAACCAGGTAGACCAGAACTATGAGGTAAATCAGCTTGCGGATGGGCGCGGTGTCGCGCCAGAACTTGCCGAAACTTCTCAGCCACTGGTAAAGGAAGTCCAGGCGCTCGCGGCGGCGGCGCGCCCGCTCCTTGGCTATCATGATCTTTTCCATCATCTTGTAGTGCCGGGCCCGGATCTTTTCATCCTGCATTCCCCGGTCCTTGTTCATCATCTCGGCAATCTTCTTCCGGCGCTCCTCTACAATGGCCTCCCTTTTGCGGAGCATCTCCATGTAAGGGGCCAGGAGGAAGTCCTTCAAGTCCACTCCCAGGCGGTCTATCCTTTTAAAGGGCGTTGCGATCACCTGACCCGCCGCAGACAAAAAGTCCTGCAACACCGCAAGGCGCATGGAAAGGGCCACCTGCCGGGTTTTCCGCTTTTCCCACTTTTTGCGGGCAGCCTCCTCGCGCTCCGGCTCGATGGACTTGAGATAAGCTATCTCCTTCTGACGTTTTTCCTCGCGCTTGGCCTCCATCTTGAGCAGTATGTCGTCAAAGGGCTCACGAATGCGCCTGCCGATCAACTCAAGCTGGTATTCCACCTTTTTCCAGGGATTGGCCACGGCGTTGCGCAGCTTCCACAGACGCCTTTTCCAGCGTTCCAGGCGGGCCTTGCGCCGGGCCTCTTTTTCCCTGGCCTTCATCCATTTTTCCGCAACCCTGGCCATTTCCGCCGCGTCCGGCACGGGCAGGGTTTCCATGACAGCCCCGATGGCGGGCTCTTTGGCTGGTTGTTTTACGCCGTTTAGCTTTTCGGCCATTTTGTTTCACCCGATGTTGATTTGAACGGAATTCTTTTGAACGGCCCCGATCTCTCGATCAGGCCCCTGATGAGATCCGGTTTCCATAAGTAAAACAAGCCCTTCGGCCCATACGCCGTGGACTGAACTGCGATAGGGCAGTCCCTATGTCCGGTGAGGGGCAAGGTTTGCGCCCCCGCAGAAAAATTTGATGGGCAATGCTATCACGCCGCTATCTGCTTATGCAACGGGCTTGTTGAGGATTTGCATGATCGCCCTATGTGAAAAAGGTTACCCGTATTTCACATAATACCCCATGCCCGTCAAAAAACGTTCCTCCCATACGGCCCATTTTTCACTGGAGACGCCGTTCCCGCCTCAGGGGACTTTTAGGGGCTGCATACTTGCTCCGTACCGGCAGAAAAATATCTCTTGCCTTGCTTTAAGTCTATGTAATACAATATATAAATTCATTCGATCCACCTTATAAGGGAAAGACGGGCCAGGGGGAAGGCCCTTCGTCTTTCTTTGTCCTCCTGCGGCCCTGTGCCGGGAAAGCACCCGGGGCCGCCAGAAACCTTAATTTCGAAAGGGCGCACATGGATCTCGTCTACAAGAAGGAAAAAACGCTTTATGCAATTCTTCTGATAATCTCGATTATCGCATGGCTTGCCATTATCGTCGGAACAATCGGCATCGCGCTGGCATACCTGCTCATTTTTTTCATATTCTACCTCTTCGCCCAGTCGGCCCTTATTTCATATCTCAAGGGAAACGGCGTCCTGATCACCCAGGATCAGTTCCCGGACATCCACGAGCAGCTTGTTTCATGCTGCAACACCCTTGGGCTTAGGGAAATTCCGGAAGCCTATCTGCTTCACGCGGACGGGGCCTTCAACGCCTTTGCCGCCCGCTTTCTGGGCCGCAACTTCCTGGTCCTTTTCTCCGACGTGGTGGACGCCCTGGCCGAACGCCCCGAATCCCTGAAATTCTACATCGGCCATGAGCTTGGACACATCGCCCGCAAGCACATGCTGATTTCCCCGATTCTCGCGCCCGGAAAAATCCTGCCCCTTCTGGGCGCGGCCTATTCCCGCGCGCGGGAGTACACCTGCGACAATTACGGCCTGCACTGCTGCCCGAACCCCGAAGACGCCGCCATCGCACTTTCGGCCCTGGCCGCTGGCGGGCAGCGCTGGAAAACCCTTTCGGTTTCAAGGTTCGCGGAGCAGTCCTTTGCAACCGGCGGATTTTTCATGTCCTTTCACGAGCTTACCGCCGGCTACCCCTGGCTGGTCAAGCGCGTTGCCAGGATTCCCGGCGTAATGCCCCCAAGGCTGGCCTTTCCCACCCGCCACCCCCTGGCCTTTGTTTTCGCTGCTTTCGTTCCCAACGTGGGCGCGGGCAACCCCATCGCCAACGTAATGGTGACCGCCGCGATAATCGGCGTGTTGGCCGCCATCGCCATTCCCAATTTCATCGCCTACCAGAAAAAAAGCTACGATGCCGCCGCCAATGCGGACATCAAAAACGCCTACATTGCAGCCCAGGCCTTTTTTACAGATAATCCAGGCGGAGCGGTAGACGAGAACCTGCTCAAACAAAGCGGTTATGTCCCCACTCCGGGCGTGAGCCTTGAGATAATGGACGGAACCAGGGAAAACCTCATGCTTGCCGCCTTCCACGAAGAGGGCAAAAACACCTATACGGTGAATGCCGAGGGTAACATTTCAAGCGACGAGGATGAAGCTTCGGAGAAAGATTCGGAAAGCGGCATGGATTTGCAGGCGCTCATGAAACAGGCAATGTCCCAGCAGAACGGGGGGCAGGGGGCTTCCGAT
This genomic interval from Deltaproteobacteria bacterium contains the following:
- a CDS encoding M48 family metalloprotease, whose translation is MDLVYKKEKTLYAILLIISIIAWLAIIVGTIGIALAYLLIFFIFYLFAQSALISYLKGNGVLITQDQFPDIHEQLVSCCNTLGLREIPEAYLLHADGAFNAFAARFLGRNFLVLFSDVVDALAERPESLKFYIGHELGHIARKHMLISPILAPGKILPLLGAAYSRAREYTCDNYGLHCCPNPEDAAIALSALAAGGQRWKTLSVSRFAEQSFATGGFFMSFHELTAGYPWLVKRVARIPGVMPPRLAFPTRHPLAFVFAAFVPNVGAGNPIANVMVTAAIIGVLAAIAIPNFIAYQKKSYDAAANADIKNAYIAAQAFFTDNPGGAVDENLLKQSGYVPTPGVSLEIMDGTRENLMLAAFHEEGKNTYTVNAEGNISSDEDEASEKDSESGMDLQALMKQAMSQQNGGQGASDESSEMMEDSDPASNDAKMAYMAAQAYFVQNPDAQASLEALAQVGFTPSEGVEISVSGNQAGLAISASQKDGEKVYSLDASGQITTTDK
- a CDS encoding transglutaminase domain-containing protein, whose protein sequence is MKRSARFFFLALIPAFFGLYGEALAETYLLNGGQTAEINYMMVQEVEPHPGIKTLTLKFAVPRGFDSATYSQAVREEGFYFYPQPASQRRVTDQRGNEFVEAVFNEPQSTIRSTVRFVAENTVKLDTLETKAPFPVAEVPEEVRPFLTPTRLVQSEDPVVAAKALELTRQAKTEYDAVSSILTWLVDYMRYESRPQSRDALSALSSGRGNCQNYAHLAAGLMRSVGIPVRIVTGVTLKWPYRVKAKNAIITMNMAMGRHAWIEVYFPDLGWVPFNPQNSVLFVSNRFIRMESGRDNDEAAKDGFIQWTQPKGTTGQPRPSEIFHVDFLEDRVDMRADKAGYGPRALYLTPNVEGTFAKVKAAAAAGPVFACPVALPPASALSTPVAFGNMDFPEGLDFATWQGEPVIAEDGSLSYPRTFLAETAEYVTTKGEQYAQAFVTDQPLKLSEAGLALHSFGGEGQIWLELYRDAKNAPGELIGTSEVAEVERIPYKPGYNWENFNFAGDVVLGPGQYWLALGFTGSPIVNWFYTYGTPVGPQDGTRMKSMFAPDWKTVLANEFNYRIKGLTTE
- the sppA gene encoding signal peptide peptidase SppA, with the protein product MILQGCVAPNVKLFTDAQDPLRERLLSGKSAQKVLIIPVKGKISDAPQEGMLRSKPSMMQELVSQLDMAAKDPKVRAVVLVVNSPGGSAMASDIIYKELTDFKEKTGAKLVVSMLDLAASGGYYISLPADWIVAHPITVTGSVGVIMARARVTGLMDKLGLDVTAHTSGRNKDMGSPFRPATDEEKALFQDITDDMAARFMGLVKERRRLTTEAAAEVSTARIFTAARARELNLIDEVGYMKDAIAKARSLAGLPEDAKVVAYRRADYPDDNVYNPSTMSAPARASLVDLGIPPLAPASLSPGFYYMWLPGAE